In Vibrio sp. 10N, the following proteins share a genomic window:
- the acnB gene encoding bifunctional aconitate hydratase 2/2-methylisocitrate dehydratase: MLEAYRKHVEERAAEGVVPRPLDAEQVAGLVELLKNPPQGEEEFILDLLENRIPPGVDEAAYVKAGFLTAITKGEVESPLVSREKAAQLLGTMQGGYNIESLVSLLDDAELAPIAVKALSHTLLMFDAFYDVEEKAKAGNAYAKQVLTSWAEAEWFLSKPELQEKITLTVFKVTGETNTDDLSPAPDAWSRPDIPVHALAMLKNARDGIDPDQQGSVGPIKQIEALKEKGHQLVYVGDVVGTGSSRKSATNSVLWFMGDDIPNVPNKRAGGYVLGGKIAPIFFNTMEDAGALPIEVDVTKLNMGDVIDVYPYEGKVCDHASGETLAEFGLKTDVLIDEVRAGGRIPLIIGRGLTDKARQSLGLAPSEVFRLPVAAEDTGKGYTLAQKMVGKACGVEGIRPGTYCEPKMTTVGSQDTTGPMTRDELKDLACLGFSADLVMQSFCHTSAYPKPVDVNTHHTLPDFIMNRAGVSLRPGDGVIHSWLNRMLLPDTVGTGGDSHTRFPLGISFPAGSGLVAFAAATGVMPLDMPESILVRFKGEMQPGITLRDLVHAIPYYAIQQGLLTVEKAGKINEFSGRILEIEGVEHLTVEQAFELSDASAERSAAGCTVKLSQDSISEYLNSNITMLKWMISEGYGDRRTIERRITGMEEWLANPELMTADGDAEYAHVIEIDLADVTEPILCAPNDPDDARLLSDVQGTEINEVFIGSCMTNIGHFRAAGKLLDKYNGQLDTRLWVAPPTKMDRDQLTEEGYYGIFGRAGVRIETPGCSLCMGNQARVADEATVMSTSTRNFPNRLGTGANVYLASAELSSVGAILGKIPTKEEYLEYMKQIDPTAADTYRYLNFHRMAEYTEKADTVIFQEPA; this comes from the coding sequence GTGCTTGAAGCCTACCGTAAACACGTCGAAGAGCGTGCTGCCGAAGGAGTTGTTCCTAGACCCTTAGACGCTGAACAAGTTGCAGGACTTGTTGAATTACTAAAGAACCCGCCTCAAGGTGAAGAAGAGTTTATCCTCGATCTCCTAGAGAACCGTATCCCACCAGGTGTTGATGAAGCTGCTTACGTTAAAGCCGGCTTTCTGACGGCCATTACCAAAGGTGAAGTGGAATCACCTCTAGTGAGCCGTGAAAAAGCAGCACAACTACTTGGTACGATGCAAGGCGGTTACAATATCGAATCTCTCGTGTCATTGCTCGATGATGCAGAGCTTGCCCCAATCGCGGTTAAAGCCCTTTCACACACGCTACTAATGTTCGATGCATTCTACGACGTCGAAGAGAAAGCAAAAGCAGGCAATGCTTACGCGAAGCAAGTTTTGACCTCTTGGGCTGAAGCAGAATGGTTCCTATCTAAACCTGAACTTCAAGAAAAGATCACCCTGACCGTATTTAAGGTAACAGGCGAAACCAACACTGATGATCTATCACCAGCACCAGACGCTTGGTCGCGTCCAGATATTCCAGTGCACGCACTGGCGATGCTGAAAAATGCTCGTGATGGTATTGATCCAGACCAACAAGGCTCAGTTGGTCCAATCAAACAGATCGAAGCGCTTAAAGAGAAAGGTCACCAGCTAGTGTATGTGGGTGATGTTGTTGGTACGGGTTCTTCTCGTAAATCAGCAACGAACTCAGTGCTTTGGTTCATGGGTGATGATATCCCGAATGTACCAAACAAACGCGCTGGCGGTTACGTTCTTGGTGGTAAGATTGCACCTATCTTCTTCAACACAATGGAAGATGCGGGCGCGCTGCCTATCGAAGTCGATGTGACTAAGCTGAACATGGGTGACGTGATTGATGTTTACCCTTACGAAGGCAAAGTGTGCGACCACGCTTCTGGTGAAACACTGGCGGAGTTTGGCCTAAAAACAGACGTACTGATTGATGAAGTTCGTGCTGGTGGTCGTATTCCACTGATCATCGGTCGTGGTCTAACAGACAAAGCGCGTCAATCTCTGGGTCTTGCGCCATCTGAGGTATTCCGTCTTCCTGTTGCTGCTGAAGATACTGGCAAAGGCTACACACTTGCTCAGAAGATGGTAGGTAAAGCGTGTGGCGTTGAAGGTATTCGCCCTGGCACTTACTGTGAGCCTAAGATGACAACGGTTGGCTCTCAAGATACAACCGGTCCTATGACGCGTGATGAGCTTAAAGACCTTGCGTGTCTTGGCTTCTCTGCTGACCTTGTGATGCAGTCATTCTGTCACACTTCTGCGTATCCAAAACCAGTTGACGTGAACACGCACCATACCTTGCCGGACTTCATTATGAACCGCGCGGGTGTATCGCTTCGTCCAGGTGATGGTGTTATTCACTCGTGGCTAAACCGCATGCTACTGCCAGATACTGTGGGTACCGGTGGTGACTCTCATACGCGTTTCCCGCTAGGTATTTCTTTCCCAGCAGGTTCGGGTCTGGTTGCGTTTGCCGCGGCTACAGGCGTTATGCCACTGGATATGCCTGAGTCTATCTTGGTGCGCTTTAAAGGCGAAATGCAACCTGGTATCACGCTTCGCGACCTGGTTCATGCCATCCCTTACTACGCCATTCAGCAAGGTCTACTGACGGTTGAGAAAGCCGGTAAGATCAATGAATTCTCTGGCCGTATTCTAGAAATTGAAGGTGTTGAGCATCTAACGGTTGAGCAAGCGTTTGAGCTATCAGATGCTTCTGCTGAACGTAGTGCGGCAGGTTGTACGGTTAAACTGTCTCAAGATTCTATCTCTGAGTACCTAAACTCGAACATCACTATGCTTAAGTGGATGATTTCGGAAGGTTATGGCGATCGCCGTACCATCGAGCGTCGTATCACGGGCATGGAAGAGTGGTTAGCAAACCCAGAGCTAATGACGGCTGATGGTGATGCGGAATACGCACATGTGATTGAAATCGATTTGGCTGACGTAACAGAACCAATTCTGTGTGCACCAAACGACCCTGATGATGCTCGTCTGCTATCAGATGTTCAAGGCACAGAAATCAATGAAGTATTCATTGGTTCATGTATGACGAACATCGGTCACTTCCGCGCGGCAGGTAAGCTTCTAGATAAGTACAACGGTCAGCTTGATACGCGTCTATGGGTCGCGCCGCCAACGAAAATGGACCGCGACCAGCTTACAGAAGAAGGTTACTACGGCATCTTTGGCCGTGCTGGGGTTCGTATCGAAACTCCGGGCTGTTCACTATGTATGGGTAACCAGGCTCGCGTAGCGGATGAAGCGACGGTAATGTCGACATCAACACGTAACTTCCCGAACCGTTTAGGTACAGGTGCGAATGTCTACCTAGCGTCTGCGGAGCTTTCTTCAGTCGGTGCGATTCTTGGGAAGATCCCAACGAAGGAAGAGTACCTAGAGTACATGAAGCAGATCGACCCGACGGCAGCGGATACTTACCGTTACCTAAACTTCCATCGCATGGCTGAGTACACGGAAAAAGCAGATACTGTGATTTTCCAAGAGCCAGCGTAA
- a CDS encoding IS4 family transposase: MSIQNFFADFLEENPVDVAQLTTFSEHIPDEWVAKAASLSDKATIRRRRLPSDMVLWLIVGMAFFRNEPIAEVARRMNVCADGLADEELLAKSALTQARQRLGKAAPEWLFKQCGKTWGLERYPDDTWQGLQVFAVDGALFRTADTPELREHFGSGNTSSNRQTPHPVLRVVTMMNVRSHVIVDAAISPYRRGEIPLAMPFINALPDNSVTLLDKGFYGADLLLSLHNSGINRHWLLPAKKGVKYTLLDDKESSDMLVEMKTSPQARKKNPNLPEKWTVRAVTYEVQGKSKTVFTSLPRDKYDAQSVAELYHERWEIELGYRDIKSSMQHNALVLRSKTVDLVYQELWGLLLGYNLVRREASQAAVEHGRLPNEISFKYACQFIASQLKVMSKAVSLGNTPKRLKSLRGDLSILFIDKRPKPNRPRAVKISKTRYPVNRNAAPLK, encoded by the coding sequence ATGTCTATTCAAAACTTCTTTGCCGACTTCCTCGAAGAAAACCCTGTCGATGTAGCTCAGCTCACCACATTCTCTGAACATATTCCTGATGAGTGGGTCGCTAAAGCAGCCTCTCTGTCTGATAAAGCGACAATCCGTCGACGCCGACTACCGAGTGATATGGTTTTGTGGTTAATTGTTGGTATGGCTTTTTTCCGTAATGAACCCATTGCCGAAGTCGCACGGAGAATGAACGTCTGTGCTGATGGCCTTGCTGATGAAGAACTGTTGGCAAAGAGCGCTTTAACCCAAGCAAGACAGCGCTTAGGTAAAGCAGCACCAGAATGGCTGTTTAAGCAATGCGGAAAAACATGGGGGCTTGAGCGATACCCTGATGATACTTGGCAAGGCCTACAGGTTTTTGCTGTAGATGGTGCTCTTTTTAGAACAGCTGACACACCCGAATTAAGAGAACATTTTGGCTCTGGTAATACGTCTAGCAACAGGCAAACACCTCATCCAGTATTGAGGGTTGTGACAATGATGAATGTTCGCTCTCATGTCATCGTTGATGCAGCGATAAGCCCGTATCGCCGAGGTGAAATCCCTCTAGCGATGCCCTTCATCAACGCTTTACCAGACAACTCTGTGACATTACTGGATAAAGGGTTTTATGGAGCAGATTTACTACTTTCTCTTCACAACAGTGGAATAAATAGACATTGGCTTCTCCCTGCAAAGAAAGGAGTCAAATATACCCTACTGGACGATAAAGAAAGCAGTGACATGCTAGTAGAGATGAAGACCTCTCCACAGGCTCGTAAGAAGAACCCTAATCTTCCTGAGAAATGGACAGTCAGGGCGGTCACTTACGAGGTCCAAGGTAAATCCAAGACGGTGTTTACCTCTCTTCCTAGAGACAAGTATGACGCTCAATCCGTGGCAGAGCTTTATCATGAAAGGTGGGAGATAGAATTAGGTTATCGTGATATCAAGAGTTCGATGCAACATAACGCTTTAGTGTTGAGAAGCAAAACAGTCGATCTCGTCTATCAAGAGCTATGGGGACTGCTACTTGGTTATAACTTGGTGAGACGAGAAGCTAGTCAAGCCGCAGTTGAACACGGGCGCTTACCTAATGAAATAAGTTTTAAGTATGCTTGCCAATTTATAGCCAGCCAGCTCAAAGTGATGAGTAAAGCGGTATCCTTAGGTAACACGCCGAAACGCTTAAAGAGCCTTCGAGGCGACCTATCCATCCTCTTTATAGACAAACGCCCTAAGCCAAACCGGCCTAGGGCGGTAAAAATATCAAAAACCCGATACCCTGTTAATCGCAACGCTGCTCCTCTTAAATGA